From the Borreliella afzelii genome, the window TAAGCATGGTAAAGAATTGACTTGCCAAGGTTAGTAGATAAATCTTTTACTATCCTTTGAAATTTTACAAATAGAATCTCAATAGGAACTGTTCTAAGTCCTGTTGTATAATCTCTAAGCTCATTAATCAATAAAGAAAATTCTGCTGATATTGAATTTAAAACATTACTATTCCTATTTTCAGCCTCTTTTGAAAGTTTTGATTGTATTGTAACAAGTTCTCCAACAAGATTTACCAAATGATCAAGCTTTTTAGAATCTACCTTAATGCTAGCAATATTAACTTTACTTCTAACAGTATCATCTTGAACATTAGATTTATTTTTATCTCCATTAAAAAAAGATTTCTCAACAAATTCAGATTTTTTAAATGAAGAATTAGCAAGATCTTTAGCACTTCTGTCTAAACCTAATAAATTAAAATTTTTAAGCTCTACATTATTGCCTTTATCCGCATCAAAACATTTATCCAATTCTTGAATATCAATTTTTGATTGAGAATCTAAAAATATAAAAATATCTTCAATACTCTCTCTGCTCTCTTCTGTATCTAACCTTATCTCCCAATCAACATAAACATTATCAGGAGAAATAAGCTCTAAATCGGGAATATTATCTACTTTGGCTCTAACATGACCACTACCCAAATTAATCAACTTGCTCAATAAATTTATAGGCTTGTGCCCATGAAACAAAATACCCTTAGCAGGAGAAAAAAGAATTTTATAGCTCTTAAATTCAGATCGCAAAGCCTCATCATCAAATTTATTATCTGAATCTACTCTAACAAACTCTTTTAAAGCAGAACTGTTATCAGATTTTGAAAAATCATTTTCTAAGGCTTCTTGGAAATCACCTTTAACATTAGAAAGCTCAAAAACCTTTTTAATTTCATTTATCAAAAACTGCTTACGCTTGTTAAAATCAATCTCAGAAATTGCTTCATCTCCTTCAATAAGCTCCCTAATAAAATCAACTGACATTAACGTAGCATCAATAGCAGCTTGATTAAAAGTAGCCCTACCATCTTTTGCAACATCAAGAACTGTTTCTATTTCGTGGACAAGCGATGCTGTAAAATTAAAACCAAACATACCAGAACTTCCCTTTATGGTATGTAGATTTCTAAAAATAGAATTAATAATGTCTTGGTCTGAACTTACCTCAAGATTAAGAAGTGCTTGTTCAATATCTGAAACATTTTCTATTGATTCTTCCTTAAAGGAATTCTTAAATTTATCAATCACATCACTACTATCCATAAGCTTTCCTTAAATCTAAAATCCAACTAAATTAAGTCCCAAATCAAAGCTATCAACATCTTCAATATCTGTCAAAAACCCGCCATATATCAACGAGCTTAAAACCTCATCGGATGGATACTCAATTTTTACAAATAAATTTCTATTCTTAGCATATTTATTAGATGCATATAAAATTTGTATAAAAGTAATATCTATTTTCTCAACATTTGAAAGATCAATGGTAAGAGTATCCCCTTCTTTCATTTTTTTAAAAATATTCAACAAATCTTCTTTTACCTTAAAAATACTATTTATTACAAGCTCTCCCTCAGGCCTATAAATCATGACTAAAAACTCCTATTGCTGCTGATATTCGGGATCGTATATTGTTGTATTTCTAAATCTGGAAAGTTCTCTAACATCAAATAGATTTTCTACATCTAAAATAATAATAAATTTATTATTGCTCTTACCAATTCCTGAAATAAATTTTGAATTAAACCCTGATCCAATCTTAGGAGCATCATCAATGCTAAATGGATCTAATTCAAGAACTTCGTTAACATAATCTACCAAAATTCCAAGATTAAATTCATCTCCCTCGTAAACTAAAGTCAATATAATAATATTTGAAACATTAACTCCCTTATTTCTCTTTTTATCATCCTCATCAACAACACGATCGCTCATTCCAAATTGTTTTCTAATATCAATTATTGGAACGATTTTACCCCTATTGTTTATTATTCCTGCCATGTAACTAGGGGTCCTTGGAATTTTTGATATCTTAGTATATTCCAAAACCTCAACAACATATTTAATCTCAATAGCATAAAGTTCGTCTAAACTAAACAAAAGGTACTGACTTAAAGAGTCTTGTATATCTGAATCCATACCTATAAACACCCCTTTAAATGTAATTTAAATCGCAAATAGAATACTAATATCAAGATTAATATTATCT encodes:
- a CDS encoding chemotaxis protein CheA — translated: MDSSDVIDKFKNSFKEESIENVSDIEQALLNLEVSSDQDIINSIFRNLHTIKGSSGMFGFNFTASLVHEIETVLDVAKDGRATFNQAAIDATLMSVDFIRELIEGDEAISEIDFNKRKQFLINEIKKVFELSNVKGDFQEALENDFSKSDNSSALKEFVRVDSDNKFDDEALRSEFKSYKILFSPAKGILFHGHKPINLLSKLINLGSGHVRAKVDNIPDLELISPDNVYVDWEIRLDTEESRESIEDIFIFLDSQSKIDIQELDKCFDADKGNNVELKNFNLLGLDRSAKDLANSSFKKSEFVEKSFFNGDKNKSNVQDDTVRSKVNIASIKVDSKKLDHLVNLVGELVTIQSKLSKEAENRNSNVLNSISAEFSLLINELRDYTTGLRTVPIEILFVKFQRIVKDLSTNLGKSILYHAYGGDTVLDKSIIEKLNEPLVHLIRNSIDHGIESSEERERLGKDPKGIIKLSACQSGDSVIVTIEDDGRGLDRGKILEKAIERNIISDSAAKTLSNIDVYNLIFEPGFSTASSVTDISGRGVGMDVVKKQVESLRGNVVLESELGKYTRTKLIFPLTLAIIEGWLVRVKDEHFIVPLSNVESCLESNKLISQIDGVETKSNVMNYRGSMISFIRLREFFQVSSEKSFSEQVVVVNTNSGKMGIVVDEVLGQHQTVIKALGKIYSRVEGVSGATILGDGSLALVVDIDAITKLIR
- a CDS encoding chemotaxis protein CheW, coding for MGMDSDIQDSLSQYLLFSLDELYAIEIKYVVEVLEYTKISKIPRTPSYMAGIINNRGKIVPIIDIRKQFGMSDRVVDEDDKKRNKGVNVSNIIILTLVYEGDEFNLGILVDYVNEVLELDPFSIDDAPKIGSGFNSKFISGIGKSNNKFIIILDVENLFDVRELSRFRNTTIYDPEYQQQ
- a CDS encoding STAS domain-containing protein — its product is MIYRPEGELVINSIFKVKEDLLNIFKKMKEGDTLTIDLSNVEKIDITFIQILYASNKYAKNRNLFVKIEYPSDEVLSSLIYGGFLTDIEDVDSFDLGLNLVGF